The genome window ATCGCCGTCGCCGTCCCAGTCAGCGAAGACGGGTGACGCCCTGCCGCTCAGATCAATACCGCTCACTTCGCCGGCATAATCGAACTGATGAAAGTCGACACTGCCGTTATTCTCAAGCAAGTGAATCTTGCCGTTCCAGTCGCCAACGAATGCGTCTAAGTCACCGTCGCAATCGATGTCGGTGAAGTCAGGCGACAGGTTGTTCCCGATAGGAATGTCGAAGAAACTCGAGTCCTCGAGGCTGAAGCTCGGTTCATAGGCCGTGCCGCTGTTCCTGAAGAAAGTGACAGTTCCTTTCCACCCGGGATTTTGCGGATCGAACTCGTTGCCGACGAAAAGATCGTCATCGCCATCATTGTCTATATCTGCCAGCGCTGGGATTGAACTGGCGATTATATCGAGGGTAGTGATAGCGTTCACCGTCTTGAACTCGAAGTCAGCGAACGACTCCATGCCCACATTTTCGTAGTGCCAAAAGTTGTTCGTATAGTCGGTTCCGTAGGCGCCGGACTGGACGCCGATAAAGAGGTCGCCGTCACCATCAGAATCGACGTCAGCAAAACGGGGTACGTTGAAGCCGGCTGTCGCCACCGGACGGGATTGAGGATAAGTGACTACCATCAGGCTGTCTCGAATATCAGGCGTATCCCGTGTGCCGACATTCTCGAGAAAGAAGAGCCCCGGCTGGAAGAGATCGCCCCAGAACAGATCGAAATCGTTGTCGGCGTCTATGTCATAGAACTCCAGCGCGTTGGCTCCGTGCCTGTCGCCCCTGCCGGGAACCCAGACGATAGATATGTCCTGGAATGTCTCCGACTCAAGATGAAAGAGAGGCAAGTGATCTTTCAAGCCGAGATTACTATAATGGGTGACCGTTCCCGCCAACGAACCCACAAACAGATCAGGCCAACCGTCTCCGTCGATATCGGCCAGCGTCGGGATCACAATCTGCCCTCCACTCACGAGAGCTCCGTCGTCTGTGACCAATCGATCCGTCGCCAACTCAAACATGTCGTCACTGTTGCGATAGACGGAGACGGCGGATGACCCTGGCGTCTGGCACAGCAGATCTGGATCTCCGTCGAGATCATGATCGACAAATCTATACCATCTTCCAACATCGAGCTTCTGAAACCACTTCGTATCAAGCTGAAACTGAGGCTCTCCGGGTGAGCCGCCGTTGCGATAGAATTGCAACCTGCCGTCCTGATCCAGAACAAATAGATCGAGAAGGCCGTCACGGTCCCAATCGACGAACTGTGGGACCGGCTGGTTGAAACCGCCCAGGAAGGGCGTCTCGACGACGACACCGCCTGAGATTACTGGAAATGGATCAATCTGCCGCTCAAAGGTTTGAGCGCAGACAACCGGAGGGAGGAGAGCAAGAAATAAGAAGCTGCAGCGCAGAATCATCCGCCAGAGCGAACCGTTACCGAACCCGAGAGGGCAGCAATATCAAAGATGGTGAGCCGTGGGACGAACTCACCGTGTCCGAGCTCGCGCAGGAGAAAAGGCGGCAGCGCCCTCATCCTCAGCCGAATGTTAACGTCCATGATTCCTTCAAACGCATCATCTAAAATGACAGGATACCGCACCGTCTTCGATCCCTGCGCCGGAATAGTATTGTCCGTGAAGTGTGATATCCTCTCCACCGATACGTGGCGCAAGCCTGAATCTCCTTCGGCATTGTACAGCACTGTCCGGAAGACGGTGATGTCCGGGTCGATCACACCTTCTGGATCAAGGTAGAAGTCATACAGATCAAGATCCTCGTTCAGAAAACCGCTTTCGTAGAGCGTATCACCCTCCTGGACAGCGGTCACCTCCAGCCACAGCTGCCGCGCAAAGGTGACGCCGGATGGCAGACTGTGTCCGGCGCTATTGGTGACGATGAGAGAAATTTGCAACGTGTCCCCGGACAAAACTGTATCAGGAAGGGACGGCTGGAAGTTAAGCTCCGCAGTAACCTTCATGAGATCTTCGATTGCCTCAAGCTGGGCATCTTCCTGTCTGAAAGCCGTCAGGGCACGATCGACGCCGGCGAAGCTGTGCCGGTGCAGATTCTCTCTCAGCGGTGCTTCCGGAAACAGTTCGCGGTCCACCGCATAACCACCGTATGTCTGCATGTGGCACGTCTGACATTCAACGCCCATGGCCTGAAAGGCGGTACCGCTCCATTCCGTAAACGTAACCTCTGCGTCCAGGCCGTCGATGGTCATATCGTGACAGCCGCGACAAAACTCGGATTTGTCATAATCGGGGTGGTATTGAGATTCGTGAGCGCTGTTCGCGATGGGATCTTGCAGTGTGCCATACTTCACATTGCCCGTGTTGAGGAAATAGAAGATCGCCTCAAAATCGCCTCCCGATGCGGCTACCTCAGTGGTAGGCGACATGTGCGTTGTGGCGTGGCAAAAGGAACAGCCGATTCCCTCTCTCACCTGCGGCGCCAGCGATGACGTGTCATCAATGGTCAATGATGACGGATCTTCGATGGCCTCCGTCAGGAAAGCTACAGGCGAGTGGCACATTATGCAGAACTGTCCCAAGTCCCGGTCTCCCTCCACAGCGAAGTGCTGCTGTTCATTTGTGTGTGAGGTAAACCATACAGGATCCTTCATGGCGTAGGCGTGCATGGAACCGGACCACTCTCTGTATTGGGTCGGATGGCACGACTTGCACTCCGTCGCCGGTTCGAAGTCCTCTACCTTGAAGACGGTCTGAATGGGGAATTCATCATCAGGAGGTATCTCTTCCGTATGCTCACACGCAAGGAGGAACAGGAGTGATGACGTTAGCGGTATGGATATTCCGAATCTAGTCACAGTCAGAACAGACGCTTTGCATCACCGCCAGGCCTGTGGCCATGACGTCTTCT of Candidatus Neomarinimicrobiota bacterium contains these proteins:
- a CDS encoding multiheme c-type cytochrome, with product MTRFGISIPLTSSLLFLLACEHTEEIPPDDEFPIQTVFKVEDFEPATECKSCHPTQYREWSGSMHAYAMKDPVWFTSHTNEQQHFAVEGDRDLGQFCIMCHSPVAFLTEAIEDPSSLTIDDTSSLAPQVREGIGCSFCHATTHMSPTTEVAASGGDFEAIFYFLNTGNVKYGTLQDPIANSAHESQYHPDYDKSEFCRGCHDMTIDGLDAEVTFTEWSGTAFQAMGVECQTCHMQTYGGYAVDRELFPEAPLRENLHRHSFAGVDRALTAFRQEDAQLEAIEDLMKVTAELNFQPSLPDTVLSGDTLQISLIVTNSAGHSLPSGVTFARQLWLEVTAVQEGDTLYESGFLNEDLDLYDFYLDPEGVIDPDITVFRTVLYNAEGDSGLRHVSVERISHFTDNTIPAQGSKTVRYPVILDDAFEGIMDVNIRLRMRALPPFLLRELGHGEFVPRLTIFDIAALSGSVTVRSGG
- a CDS encoding VCBS repeat-containing protein, translating into MILRCSFLFLALLPPVVCAQTFERQIDPFPVISGGVVVETPFLGGFNQPVPQFVDWDRDGLLDLFVLDQDGRLQFYRNGGSPGEPQFQLDTKWFQKLDVGRWYRFVDHDLDGDPDLLCQTPGSSAVSVYRNSDDMFELATDRLVTDDGALVSGGQIVIPTLADIDGDGWPDLFVGSLAGTVTHYSNLGLKDHLPLFHLESETFQDISIVWVPGRGDRHGANALEFYDIDADNDFDLFWGDLFQPGLFFLENVGTRDTPDIRDSLMVVTYPQSRPVATAGFNVPRFADVDSDGDGDLFIGVQSGAYGTDYTNNFWHYENVGMESFADFEFKTVNAITTLDIIASSIPALADIDNDGDDDLFVGNEFDPQNPGWKGTVTFFRNSGTAYEPSFSLEDSSFFDIPIGNNLSPDFTDIDCDGDLDAFVGDWNGKIHLLENNGSVDFHQFDYAGEVSGIDLSGRASPVFADWDGDGD